In the Hordeum vulgare subsp. vulgare chromosome 7H, MorexV3_pseudomolecules_assembly, whole genome shotgun sequence genome, one interval contains:
- the LOC123413593 gene encoding heterogeneous nuclear ribonucleoprotein 1-like isoform X2 — MGREMEEVEGRSLVAERPVACKAAGTCLPSPPTGPEKFTKHFQKYGAITDSVIMKDKHTGMPRGFGFVTFSDPSVIDRVLEDEHTIDGRTVEVKRTVPREEMSTKDAPNKTRKIFVGGIPASLTEDKLKEHFSSYGKVAEHQIMVDHSTGRSRGFGFVTFESEDAVERVMSDGRMHDLGGKQVEIKRAEPRKPGGGDSSSNSRHSHGGGGHRSSYRGGGGGSGGGRSMISSSSGYGHGADYRSAAAAYYGSAGYGAYGRGYGAYGGNPAYGSGFGSAYGGSIYGGPYGAYGAYGGAYGGGAYGTPGGYGAGAGAGGYGGYGGTGSMGGGGSVSGRGSGRYHPYGK; from the exons AAAAATTCACCAAGCATTTTCAGAAATATGGAGCTATAACTGATTCTGTGATCATGAAAGACAAGCATACTGGGATGCCTCGTGGATTTGGATTTGTTACATTTTCTGATCCATCTGTGATTGACAGGGTTCTGGAGGATGAACATACTATAGATGGAAGAACG GTTGAAGTCAAAAGAACTGTGCCTAGAGAGGAAATGTCAACAAAAGATGCTCCTAACAAGACAAGAAAGATCTTTGTTGGTGGCATTCCAGCATCTCTAACTGAAG ATAAGTTAAAGGAGCACTTCTCCTCATATGGGAAAGTGGCTGAGCATCAAATCATGGTTGACCATAGCACTGGCCGTTCACGAGGCTTTGGTTTTGTTACCTTCGAAAGTGAGGACGCTGTTGAAAGGGTTATGTCAGATGGGAGAATGCATGATCTTGGAGGGAAGCAG GTTGAAATAAAAAGGGCCGAGCCAAGGAAACCTGGTGGTGGTGATTCAAGCTCTAACAGTAGACATAGCCATGGAGGAGGTGGCCACCGTAGTTCATACCGTGGTGGAGGCGGCGGCAGTGGTGGAGGCCGTTCCATGATCAGCAGCAGCAGTGGCTATGGGCATGGAGCTGACTACCGATCAGCTGCAGCAGCCTACTATGGTAGTGCAGGATATGGTGCCTACGGTAGAGGGTATGGTGCATATGGAGGTAACCCTGCCTATGGGTCAGGTTTTGGCTCTGCTTATGGTGGTTCTATATATGGAGGCCCGTATGGTGCATATGGGGCATATGGGGGTGCCTATGGAGGTGGCGCATATGGTACACCTGGTGGCTATGGTGCAGGTGCAGGTGCAGGCGGGTATGGTGGCTATGGGGGAACTGGAAGCATGGGTGGTGGTGGGAGCGTGAGTGGTCGAGGCTCCGGCAGGTACCACCCATATGGGAAATGA